The Streptomyces cynarae genome contains a region encoding:
- a CDS encoding RNA polymerase sigma factor, which translates to MDALEEGRGPQFEQACTRLHEMLVRIAMDEVFRRGPRYRITGPELNDLAHQAAADALMRITRKIREFRGDARFTTWAFRFVVLEVSSKLGRHFWRVSNARVDLDEWAQVPDRSGIDPVSHWQARELAEAVRDAIQTLSARQRQVFTAVVNGVPLEALASELETNRNALYKTMFDARKKLRAQLIAGGHLSAAG; encoded by the coding sequence GTGGACGCGCTCGAGGAGGGCCGTGGGCCGCAGTTCGAGCAGGCGTGCACGCGGCTGCATGAAATGCTGGTGCGGATTGCCATGGACGAAGTGTTTCGTCGGGGTCCTCGTTACCGGATTACCGGGCCCGAGCTGAACGATCTCGCCCACCAGGCGGCCGCCGACGCACTGATGAGGATCACACGCAAAATTCGGGAATTTCGAGGCGACGCCAGGTTCACCACATGGGCGTTCCGATTCGTCGTGCTTGAGGTGTCCAGCAAACTGGGCCGCCATTTCTGGCGTGTTTCAAATGCCCGGGTCGACTTGGACGAATGGGCGCAAGTGCCCGACCGTTCCGGTATCGACCCCGTCAGCCACTGGCAGGCGCGAGAGCTGGCCGAAGCTGTGCGTGACGCAATCCAGACACTGAGCGCCCGCCAGCGGCAGGTGTTCACCGCCGTCGTCAACGGAGTCCCCCTGGAAGCGCTGGCCAGTGAGCTGGAGACGAACCGCAACGCGCTCTACAAGACGATGTTCGACGCCCGTAAGAAACTGCGAGCTCAGCTGATAGCCGGCGGACATCTCAGCGCCGCGGGCTGA
- the msrA gene encoding peptide-methionine (S)-S-oxide reductase MsrA, with the protein MAHQTAILAGGCFWGMQELFRTLDGVVSTRVGYTGGETANPTYRNHGSHAEAIEITYDPARTDYRALLEFFFQVHDPTTLNRQGNDDGLSYRSAIFHLDDEQRRVADATIAEVDASGLWPGKVVTEVTPAGAFWEAEPEHQDYLQRYPYGYTCHRIRPEWRLPKVP; encoded by the coding sequence ATGGCACACCAGACGGCAATTCTGGCAGGCGGGTGCTTCTGGGGCATGCAGGAGCTGTTTCGGACCCTGGACGGCGTGGTCTCGACGCGTGTCGGCTATACGGGGGGCGAGACGGCGAACCCGACCTACCGCAACCACGGCAGCCATGCGGAGGCCATCGAGATCACCTACGACCCGGCGCGGACGGACTACCGGGCCCTCCTCGAGTTCTTCTTCCAGGTACATGACCCCACCACGCTGAACCGGCAGGGCAACGACGACGGCTTGAGTTACCGGTCGGCCATCTTCCATCTCGATGATGAGCAGCGGCGCGTCGCAGACGCCACGATCGCCGAGGTCGACGCCTCCGGCCTGTGGCCGGGGAAGGTCGTCACGGAGGTGACCCCCGCCGGCGCCTTCTGGGAGGCCGAGCCAGAGCACCAGGACTATCTGCAGCGCTATCCGTACGGGTACACCTGCCACCGCATCCGCCCGGAATGGCGGCTGCCCAAGGTCCCTTAA
- a CDS encoding FAD-binding oxidoreductase produces MAGQHVYVRLTAEDGYCTQRSYSIASAPNGRGFELTVQRTPGGKVSPHLVDEFVPGTSWS; encoded by the coding sequence CTGGCCGGCCAGCATGTATACGTCAGGCTGACCGCAGAAGACGGTTACTGCACCCAGCGCAGCTACTCGATCGCCTCGGCCCCCAACGGCCGGGGCTTCGAGCTGACGGTCCAGCGCACGCCTGGCGGGAAAGTGTCGCCCCACCTCGTGGACGAGTTCGTGCCGGGGACCAGTTGGAGCTGA
- a CDS encoding TetR/AcrR family transcriptional regulator, with protein MAEHARDKNNSRLTERGRATRKRILRAAADMMYVKGVSSTTLDEIRAASGTSKSQLYRHYPDKDALVQDVVALQAAELLERQHQQLERLNSLRGLERWRDALIERNALRNGAYGCPLGSLASELADQDEEARKAIARHFDTWEGLLEAGLERMKDSGVLRADANPGELATSLMAALQGGYLLAQTAQDVKPMRIALDMAIGHVKAYAVLAEDGDPPAGAREDA; from the coding sequence GTGGCGGAACATGCGCGCGACAAGAACAACTCCCGGCTGACTGAGCGCGGGCGGGCGACTCGAAAGCGCATTTTGAGGGCAGCCGCTGACATGATGTACGTCAAGGGCGTCTCCTCCACGACCCTCGACGAGATCAGGGCGGCCAGCGGAACGAGCAAATCCCAGCTCTACCGTCACTACCCCGACAAGGATGCGCTGGTGCAGGACGTTGTCGCGTTGCAGGCTGCGGAATTGCTCGAGCGTCAGCACCAGCAACTGGAGCGGCTCAACTCTCTCCGCGGGCTGGAGCGCTGGCGGGACGCACTGATCGAACGCAACGCGCTCCGAAACGGAGCGTACGGCTGCCCGCTCGGCTCCCTTGCAAGCGAACTGGCCGATCAGGACGAAGAGGCGCGTAAGGCGATCGCCCGGCACTTCGACACCTGGGAGGGTCTGCTCGAGGCCGGGCTCGAGCGGATGAAGGACTCCGGAGTCCTCCGTGCGGACGCGAACCCCGGAGAGCTCGCCACCAGCCTCATGGCCGCCCTTCAAGGCGGCTACCTCCTTGCCCAGACGGCCCAGGACGTCAAACCCATGAGGATCGCCCTGGACATGGCGATCGGCCACGTGAAGGCCTATGCCGTGCTCGCCGAGGACGGCGATCCGCCGGCCGGGGCACGGGAGGACGCTTAG
- a CDS encoding DUF5709 domain-containing protein gives MTSPDNVPPYEDLADSNPLRSQEEYDEDELGEDVLDRGYSPADTPLAVNDWGVTAREGASHEDLAHRLRREVPEVSASDEGDGLGDTIGTDGELIDDQVGDERAGRLLSWDTDVLAAGYDGDDYWARDVGIDNGAASAEEAAVHVVPDAQEDS, from the coding sequence ATGACTTCACCAGACAACGTCCCGCCCTACGAAGACCTGGCCGACTCCAACCCCCTGCGTTCGCAAGAGGAGTACGACGAAGACGAACTAGGAGAGGATGTCCTGGACCGGGGTTACTCACCCGCCGATACTCCCCTCGCCGTGAACGACTGGGGCGTCACTGCGAGGGAGGGCGCCTCCCACGAGGACCTCGCGCATCGGCTCAGGCGCGAGGTGCCGGAAGTAAGTGCATCGGACGAGGGCGACGGGCTGGGCGACACGATCGGCACGGACGGAGAGCTCATCGACGATCAGGTCGGCGACGAGCGCGCCGGACGCCTCCTCAGTTGGGACACGGACGTTCTCGCCGCAGGCTACGACGGCGACGACTACTGGGCGCGCGACGTGGGCATCGACAACGGTGCCGCTTCCGCCGAGGAGGCGGCTGTCCATGTGGTGCCTGACGCTCAAGAGGACTCCTGA
- a CDS encoding SpoIIE family protein phosphatase: MDTSDELLQKATPSALLTLDGVIRSLNDAMATALGRPWEQCVGHNFVDLLSEEQRISAESLLTHGATPMMLAMRVLEFPGTSTASVVCLVEAQPVTDPLSGERLVWVHSLDAKHDLGGLLIPFQLAAKAAGLGLWMCSSDEHKMEWLGGAPALATLFPQGSVPLSKMIKRVHPDDRKDVQRLVRSSAAQSPWIRSRFLTEDDGWRVLAGQTRRIQLGYGGPERIFAVIRDDTQSEAHRQEMLAEVSAERERADGITAFSSALFTAATEQELQQVVLARLAAAVGGTGALFAVVDEGRLRVSSDAGIPTWEADALHGLSLDEDRPLPCAIRTGQAQFFPNHEELVRRWLHDDSLPLPRPVPGTALSITPLSPVGDRPLGAWVVTYDSDKPPSPEKLAFMTALAELAGQALRRIRLQQAHVELSTALQQSMLPTLPEHLPGLEIAARYQPSRDGLDIGGDWYDAFFLPDGAVALEIGDAQGHDVDAAVFMGQVRSSMRAIAAHEPEPGTVLTRTNELLVAMDAPRFASCTMLHLDPNDGQVIGTSAGHVPLLHARDDGSHTIRTLPAGPVLGIVPGAEYPEETFTLEEGTALVMVTDGVVEGPCLTLEAGLERAGALAGRALQDRLGVEATADRILDAVAAVDHLDDVAVLVIRRA; this comes from the coding sequence ATGGACACCTCGGATGAACTTCTTCAGAAGGCTACACCGTCCGCTCTTTTGACCCTGGACGGTGTCATCCGCTCCCTCAACGACGCGATGGCCACCGCACTGGGCAGGCCGTGGGAACAGTGCGTAGGTCATAACTTTGTTGATCTACTCTCCGAGGAGCAGCGCATCTCGGCTGAGAGCCTGCTGACGCACGGGGCCACGCCGATGATGCTTGCGATGCGTGTGCTGGAATTCCCCGGCACGAGCACCGCATCTGTGGTCTGCCTCGTCGAGGCGCAACCGGTGACGGATCCCCTGAGCGGCGAGCGCCTTGTGTGGGTGCATTCGTTGGACGCGAAACATGACCTCGGCGGTCTGCTGATCCCATTCCAGCTCGCGGCTAAGGCCGCCGGCCTCGGCCTCTGGATGTGTTCCTCGGATGAGCACAAGATGGAGTGGCTGGGTGGCGCACCCGCCCTGGCCACGCTCTTCCCGCAGGGTTCGGTGCCCCTGTCCAAGATGATCAAGCGAGTGCACCCCGATGACCGGAAGGACGTGCAGCGGCTTGTGCGCTCGTCCGCCGCCCAGTCCCCGTGGATCAGGTCGCGGTTCCTCACCGAGGACGATGGCTGGCGTGTCCTCGCAGGCCAGACCCGCCGGATCCAGTTGGGATACGGCGGGCCCGAACGAATCTTCGCGGTGATCCGTGACGACACCCAGTCGGAGGCGCACCGCCAAGAGATGCTGGCCGAGGTGAGCGCGGAGCGAGAGCGTGCCGACGGGATCACCGCGTTCTCCTCCGCCCTGTTCACCGCCGCCACCGAGCAGGAACTGCAGCAGGTTGTGCTGGCCCGGCTCGCCGCGGCCGTCGGAGGTACCGGCGCCCTCTTCGCCGTCGTCGACGAGGGGCGCTTGCGGGTCTCCTCGGATGCCGGGATCCCCACGTGGGAGGCTGATGCTCTGCACGGCCTGTCGCTGGATGAGGACCGGCCGTTGCCCTGCGCGATCCGTACCGGTCAGGCGCAGTTCTTCCCCAACCACGAGGAGCTTGTTCGCCGTTGGCTGCATGATGACAGTCTGCCCTTGCCGCGCCCTGTCCCCGGCACCGCCTTGTCGATCACCCCCCTCAGCCCGGTGGGCGACCGGCCGCTCGGGGCCTGGGTGGTGACGTACGACAGTGACAAGCCCCCGTCCCCGGAGAAGCTCGCCTTCATGACGGCTCTGGCCGAATTGGCAGGCCAGGCACTGAGGCGCATCAGGTTGCAACAAGCCCACGTCGAGCTGTCCACGGCGCTCCAACAGAGCATGCTCCCGACGCTGCCGGAGCACCTCCCAGGCCTGGAGATCGCCGCCCGCTATCAGCCCAGCCGGGATGGGCTGGATATCGGCGGAGACTGGTATGACGCGTTCTTCCTACCCGACGGTGCGGTCGCACTCGAAATCGGCGACGCTCAAGGACACGACGTCGATGCCGCGGTTTTCATGGGCCAGGTGCGCTCGTCCATGCGCGCGATCGCCGCCCACGAGCCGGAGCCGGGAACGGTGCTGACGCGTACCAACGAGTTGCTTGTCGCGATGGACGCGCCACGCTTCGCAAGCTGCACCATGCTGCACCTCGATCCGAATGACGGACAGGTCATCGGCACCAGCGCAGGCCACGTGCCACTGCTCCACGCACGCGACGACGGCAGCCACACCATCCGCACACTTCCCGCCGGGCCGGTCCTCGGAATCGTGCCTGGCGCCGAGTACCCCGAGGAGACCTTCACTTTGGAAGAGGGCACCGCGCTGGTCATGGTCACCGATGGTGTGGTCGAAGGGCCGTGCCTGACCCTGGAAGCCGGACTGGAGCGAGCGGGAGCGCTGGCCGGTCGAGCCCTCCAGGATCGGCTCGGCGTCGAGGCGACTGCAGACCGGATACTCGACGCGGTGGCCGCGGTGGACCACCTCGACGACGTGGCCGTGCTGGTCATCCGACGCGCATGA
- the trxA gene encoding thioredoxin yields MAGNLRSVTDETFADEVLKSGKPVLVDFWAEWCGPCRLVAPVLEALAAEHSDKITIVQLNVDDSPRTAAEYGVRSIPTLNVYRDGKVVKTVVGAKPRPALEQDLHEFLR; encoded by the coding sequence ATGGCAGGCAATCTGAGAAGCGTGACGGACGAGACCTTCGCGGATGAGGTGCTCAAGAGCGGCAAGCCTGTACTTGTCGATTTCTGGGCCGAGTGGTGCGGGCCCTGCCGCCTTGTAGCACCGGTACTTGAGGCGCTCGCCGCCGAGCACAGTGACAAGATCACAATCGTCCAGCTGAACGTCGACGACAGCCCCCGCACCGCTGCAGAGTACGGTGTCAGATCCATCCCCACGCTCAACGTCTACCGGGACGGCAAGGTCGTCAAGACGGTCGTCGGGGCCAAACCCAGGCCGGCCCTGGAACAGGACCTGCACGAGTTCCTGAGGTGA
- a CDS encoding GNAT family N-acetyltransferase → MTSRQPGPADDSHVEIGDNPDGRFYELRYGDQVVGMLVYETVGSRRVLTHTTIREEYRGRGWSKLLIRFALDDLAAKGATITNYCPVVDRFIEQNPGYDQLIDLEHPGNWGRSGR, encoded by the coding sequence ATGACCAGTAGGCAACCGGGCCCAGCAGACGACAGTCACGTCGAGATCGGGGACAATCCCGACGGGCGTTTCTACGAATTGCGCTATGGCGACCAGGTGGTGGGCATGCTCGTCTACGAGACGGTCGGCTCGCGACGCGTACTGACTCATACGACTATCCGGGAGGAATACCGCGGCCGGGGCTGGTCCAAGCTCCTGATTCGTTTCGCCCTCGACGACCTCGCTGCCAAGGGAGCGACGATCACCAATTACTGCCCGGTGGTGGACCGGTTTATTGAGCAGAATCCCGGATACGACCAGCTGATCGATCTCGAACACCCCGGCAACTGGGGCCGGTCCGGGAGGTAG
- a CDS encoding sigma-70 family RNA polymerase sigma factor, which produces MMHFPPEPGTSSQRESPAQRRARFEEEALPHRRALYAAAWRMTRHAADAEDLVQEAYARAYASFDQFQPGTNFAAWMKKIMINQYISTRRGQQCRPQLCLSSEVEDEQLARLGAHASGAPKSAEAEALERIVNPDLQAAFRQISPPRRLAVYLADVEGLSYREIAETMGIPVGTVMSRIHRGRRQLRWLLQQHTPGLHTA; this is translated from the coding sequence ATGATGCATTTCCCACCGGAACCGGGCACCAGCAGCCAGCGGGAGAGCCCCGCCCAGCGCCGTGCGAGATTCGAAGAGGAAGCCCTCCCGCATCGTCGCGCCCTCTACGCCGCCGCCTGGCGTATGACCCGCCACGCAGCAGACGCTGAAGACCTGGTCCAGGAAGCGTACGCGCGCGCGTATGCATCGTTCGACCAGTTTCAACCAGGCACGAACTTCGCGGCCTGGATGAAGAAGATCATGATCAATCAGTACATATCTACCCGCCGTGGACAGCAGTGCAGACCGCAGTTGTGCCTCTCCTCCGAGGTCGAAGACGAGCAGCTGGCGCGTCTTGGCGCCCATGCTTCCGGAGCACCGAAGTCGGCCGAGGCAGAAGCGCTGGAGCGAATCGTGAATCCCGACCTCCAAGCAGCCTTCCGCCAGATCTCCCCGCCGCGCCGGCTCGCTGTGTACCTCGCAGACGTCGAGGGTCTCTCCTACCGCGAGATCGCGGAAACGATGGGGATCCCTGTGGGCACCGTAATGTCGCGCATCCACAGGGGGCGGCGACAGCTGCGTTGGCTGCTGCAGCAGCACACGCCCGGGCTGCACACAGCGTGA
- a CDS encoding molybdenum cofactor biosysynthesis protein, with amino-acid sequence MQQIHVRSHLGIVGDRYFAQPAHRDAAVTIMAEENLPTSIDPAVDLRQTRRNILLRGIDIDAYVGWTVELDTGDGPIAFAVNRAARPCAWMDTLIGPGAQRALRGKGGVRCTPLSDGVLRVGRASFHLVGPREWR; translated from the coding sequence GTGCAGCAGATCCATGTACGCAGTCATCTCGGAATCGTCGGCGACCGGTACTTCGCCCAGCCGGCTCACCGGGACGCGGCCGTGACCATCATGGCGGAGGAGAACCTGCCCACAAGCATTGATCCCGCTGTCGACCTCCGACAGACGCGACGGAACATCCTGCTCCGAGGCATCGACATCGACGCCTACGTCGGTTGGACCGTAGAACTCGACACCGGCGACGGCCCCATTGCGTTCGCCGTCAACCGCGCTGCACGGCCCTGTGCGTGGATGGACACTCTCATCGGGCCCGGGGCGCAGCGTGCGCTACGCGGCAAGGGCGGCGTACGGTGCACGCCGCTGTCAGACGGCGTGCTCCGTGTCGGCAGGGCGAGTTTCCACCTGGTCGGGCCGCGCGAATGGCGCTAG
- a CDS encoding SDR family NAD(P)-dependent oxidoreductase has protein sequence MDFEGKKLVVIGGASGMGFKAAEDVIARGGSAVIVGRPGQKLDDAVASLSRSGNAWSIGADLANRNQVVEAQKQLAEDHPDATLLVNSAGFFMPKRFLDYEVADYDAYHDLNRATFFLTQTIVRGMVAGGQGGAIVNVGSMWAHQALAVTPSSAYSMAKAGLHALTHNLAIELAGEGIRVNAVAPAVTRTPLFEKVFPADQLDGAMEQLSGLQPLGRVGTPQDVASAIVFLLSPASSWTTGAILNVDGGVMAGRN, from the coding sequence ATGGACTTCGAAGGCAAGAAACTCGTCGTGATCGGCGGCGCCAGCGGCATGGGCTTCAAGGCCGCGGAAGACGTGATCGCGCGGGGAGGAAGCGCAGTGATCGTCGGCCGCCCGGGTCAGAAACTCGACGACGCCGTGGCAAGCCTGTCGCGCTCCGGCAACGCGTGGTCGATCGGCGCCGACCTGGCGAACCGGAACCAGGTCGTCGAGGCGCAGAAGCAGCTGGCGGAGGACCACCCCGACGCCACCCTCCTCGTCAACTCGGCGGGGTTCTTCATGCCGAAGCGCTTTCTCGACTACGAGGTCGCGGACTACGACGCCTATCACGACCTCAACAGGGCGACCTTCTTCCTGACTCAGACCATCGTCCGGGGCATGGTTGCCGGGGGCCAGGGCGGCGCCATCGTGAACGTGGGCAGCATGTGGGCGCACCAGGCCCTCGCCGTGACACCGTCGTCGGCCTACTCGATGGCCAAGGCGGGACTGCACGCCCTCACGCACAACCTCGCCATCGAGCTCGCTGGCGAGGGCATCCGTGTGAACGCCGTGGCTCCCGCCGTCACCAGGACGCCCCTCTTCGAGAAGGTCTTCCCCGCAGACCAGCTGGACGGCGCGATGGAGCAGCTGAGCGGGCTGCAGCCCCTCGGTCGGGTCGGCACCCCGCAGGACGTGGCCTCCGCGATCGTCTTCCTCCTTTCGCCGGCCTCGAGCTGGACGACGGGCGCCATCCTCAACGTCGACGGCGGGGTCATGGCAGGCCGCAACTAG
- the tal gene encoding transaldolase, which produces MTSALKDLSDAGVSVWLDTLSRERIISGSLAELISSRHVVGVTTNPTIFRDAISHGTEYGARMSDLAVRGVSAEEAVRTITASDVRDAADILRPAFLASYAGQDGRVSIEVDPHMAHDTTATIAEARHLAWLVDRPNTYIKIPATKAGLPAIAETIAQGISVNVTLIFSLARYRQVADAYLTGLEKAHAAGRDLSQISSVASFFVSRMDTEVDRRLDALGTPEARALRGRAAVANARLAYEAFEEVFSGERWNRLLRSRANKQRPLWASTGVKDSAYEATKYVAGLIAPGTVNTMPEATLLAVEAQGLAAGSDVRSTYDEARADLEAIERLGIPYTEVVQQLEDEGVAKFQESWDGLLTATAAQLRTGTHRLHTRQ; this is translated from the coding sequence ATGACAAGTGCGTTGAAGGACCTCTCGGACGCTGGTGTGTCCGTGTGGCTGGACACCCTGTCGCGCGAGCGGATCATCTCGGGCAGCCTGGCGGAGCTGATCAGCAGCCGCCACGTGGTGGGCGTCACCACGAACCCGACGATCTTCAGGGACGCAATATCGCACGGAACGGAATACGGGGCCCGGATGTCCGACCTCGCGGTTCGCGGAGTGTCAGCCGAGGAGGCAGTCCGCACCATCACCGCGTCGGATGTACGCGATGCCGCCGACATCCTTCGCCCCGCTTTCCTCGCGTCCTACGCCGGCCAGGACGGCCGCGTCTCCATCGAGGTCGACCCCCACATGGCTCACGACACCACGGCGACGATCGCCGAGGCACGTCACCTGGCCTGGCTCGTAGACCGCCCGAACACATACATCAAGATCCCTGCGACCAAGGCGGGCCTGCCCGCCATCGCCGAGACCATCGCCCAGGGCATCAGTGTCAACGTGACCCTGATCTTCTCGCTGGCACGCTACCGGCAGGTTGCTGACGCCTATTTGACGGGCCTCGAGAAAGCCCACGCCGCTGGGCGCGACCTGTCGCAGATTTCCTCGGTCGCATCGTTCTTCGTCTCCCGCATGGACACGGAGGTCGACAGGCGCCTCGACGCCCTCGGCACGCCGGAGGCCAGAGCCCTCCGGGGCAGGGCCGCCGTCGCCAACGCCCGCCTGGCCTACGAAGCCTTCGAGGAGGTCTTCTCCGGTGAGCGCTGGAACCGCCTGCTCCGTTCGAGGGCGAACAAACAGCGCCCGCTGTGGGCTTCGACGGGCGTCAAGGACAGCGCGTACGAGGCCACCAAGTACGTCGCCGGTCTGATCGCCCCCGGCACGGTGAACACCATGCCCGAGGCAACGCTGCTCGCCGTCGAGGCACAGGGGCTGGCCGCAGGCAGCGATGTCCGCAGCACATACGACGAGGCCCGGGCCGACCTGGAAGCGATCGAGCGCCTGGGTATCCCCTATACGGAAGTCGTCCAGCAGTTGGAGGACGAGGGCGTGGCAAAGTTCCAGGAGTCCTGGGACGGCCTTCTCACAGCAACCGCGGCCCAGCTCCGAACCGGCACACACAGGCTGCACACGCGGCAATGA
- a CDS encoding molybdopterin-dependent oxidoreductase, translating to MAFISRGFHGRRPSAGTKLPPGQYETTGFPVLSAGPTPRIRQDDWKLSVTTEAGRRHVWDWADLMALPAESPTVDLHCVTKWSKFGTEWQGVSLDVLLADVETAAEHVLVTSYGGYTTNIPLADLVDGKAWIVYGYGGSDLAPEHGGPARLLVPHLYLWKSAKWVREIELRQSDVPGFWESAGYHNYGDPWREQRYQGD from the coding sequence ATGGCGTTCATCTCGCGCGGCTTCCACGGTCGAAGGCCGTCGGCGGGCACGAAGCTGCCACCTGGACAGTACGAGACGACCGGGTTCCCGGTGCTGTCCGCCGGGCCTACCCCCCGCATCCGGCAGGACGACTGGAAGCTGTCCGTGACCACGGAAGCCGGGAGACGGCACGTGTGGGACTGGGCAGACCTGATGGCACTCCCGGCGGAGTCTCCGACGGTCGACCTGCACTGTGTGACGAAGTGGTCGAAGTTCGGCACCGAATGGCAAGGCGTGTCCCTGGACGTTCTACTGGCGGACGTGGAGACGGCCGCAGAGCACGTTCTCGTCACCTCGTACGGGGGCTACACCACGAACATCCCCCTCGCCGACCTGGTCGACGGCAAAGCGTGGATCGTCTATGGCTACGGGGGCAGCGACCTGGCACCCGAACACGGTGGCCCCGCTCGGCTGCTGGTCCCGCACCTGTACCTGTGGAAGTCCGCGAAGTGGGTGCGCGAGATCGAGCTGAGGCAGAGCGACGTGCCCGGCTTCTGGGAGAGCGCCGGCTACCACAACTACGGAGACCCATGGCGAGAACAGCGGTATCAGGGAGACTAG
- a CDS encoding AfsR/SARP family transcriptional regulator — protein MLASLLLRAGKPVSLSKLVEDVWGDEAPPSAVGSVRTYVYRLRQALGEQSDSSVSLVDGGYLLHIQRDALDLNRFKETTARAREARTAGDLESAASLLTEGLEMWKGVALAGVPGPFAEQQRSVLGEMRLACAEEQLACEVERGHYAEAAAELSALLAEHPLRERVCGLLMTALYGAGRQSEALTIYHTTSHLLRQRLGVSPSPELQQVHERILSGRFQLPQSADRPKGGPATPPPHVPAQLPAALPSLVGREREQEQVERLAADAAASSSVAICAVGGLAGVGKTAFATTVAHRLADRFPDGQLFADLQGAGPEAEPRDPAQVLEDFLQSLGVPVEDMPETAQARGLMFRGLLANRRVLVLLDNAWNTDQIKHLLPGGPGSMVLVTSRMQLHALVAAYQALPLTLMPLSQTDARSLLARRLGAARTAAEPEAVDRIIRLAGQLPLALANVAARAAYRPQLRLASLADEYEAPEHSTLDAFASDEDQTLDVRESITRSYRLLDTETAALFRDLSACPDPMFAASQVADLAGRPERRVRQALSRLTRAHLVAEIGPGRYSWNRLVAAYAVEQAGERFLDQGKPTRSWGEQGPASMSSSKAPCGDVATASSRDRAVPDGGHALPGGTVLRERTDQRV, from the coding sequence GTGCTCGCTTCGCTGTTGCTCAGGGCCGGCAAGCCTGTAAGTCTCTCGAAACTGGTGGAGGACGTGTGGGGCGACGAGGCCCCACCGTCGGCCGTGGGCTCCGTGCGCACGTACGTTTACAGGCTCAGGCAGGCACTGGGGGAGCAGAGTGACAGCTCCGTGAGCCTGGTCGACGGGGGCTACCTGCTGCACATCCAACGGGACGCTCTGGACCTGAACAGATTCAAGGAGACGACGGCAAGGGCGAGGGAGGCGCGTACCGCCGGCGACCTGGAGTCTGCGGCGAGCCTGCTGACCGAGGGCCTCGAGATGTGGAAAGGAGTGGCCCTCGCTGGGGTCCCGGGGCCGTTCGCGGAACAGCAGCGCAGCGTCCTCGGCGAGATGCGCCTCGCCTGCGCGGAGGAGCAGCTCGCCTGCGAAGTGGAGAGAGGGCACTACGCCGAGGCCGCCGCGGAACTGTCCGCTCTGCTTGCCGAGCACCCGCTTCGAGAGCGCGTATGCGGCCTCCTCATGACTGCGCTCTACGGCGCTGGCCGGCAGTCCGAGGCGCTGACGATCTACCACACGACCAGTCACCTGCTGCGTCAGCGCCTCGGCGTCAGCCCGTCGCCGGAACTGCAGCAAGTGCACGAGCGCATCCTCTCCGGGCGATTCCAGCTCCCGCAAAGCGCCGACCGCCCGAAGGGTGGGCCAGCGACGCCCCCGCCGCACGTCCCGGCTCAGCTCCCGGCCGCCCTGCCGAGCCTCGTCGGCCGTGAGAGAGAGCAGGAGCAGGTCGAGCGCTTGGCCGCCGATGCAGCGGCGTCGTCCTCCGTGGCCATCTGCGCGGTCGGCGGACTGGCCGGCGTCGGCAAGACGGCTTTCGCCACCACCGTCGCGCACCGTCTGGCTGACCGCTTCCCGGACGGCCAGCTCTTTGCAGACCTGCAGGGAGCCGGACCGGAGGCCGAGCCGCGGGACCCCGCGCAGGTGCTCGAGGACTTCCTGCAGTCATTGGGGGTCCCCGTCGAGGACATGCCCGAGACCGCGCAGGCGCGCGGGCTCATGTTCCGCGGCTTGCTGGCCAACCGCCGAGTCCTCGTCCTGCTCGACAACGCATGGAACACGGACCAGATAAAGCATCTCCTCCCCGGAGGCCCCGGCTCCATGGTCCTTGTCACCAGCCGCATGCAACTGCATGCGCTCGTCGCTGCCTACCAGGCACTTCCCCTGACACTCATGCCCCTGAGCCAGACGGACGCACGCAGCCTCCTCGCGCGCCGACTCGGCGCAGCGAGGACAGCAGCTGAACCAGAGGCCGTCGACCGCATCATCCGGCTGGCCGGGCAGCTCCCCTTGGCCCTGGCCAACGTCGCCGCCCGCGCGGCGTATCGACCCCAGCTGCGTCTGGCGAGCCTGGCCGACGAGTACGAGGCACCGGAGCACAGCACTCTGGACGCCTTCGCGAGCGACGAGGACCAGACCCTCGACGTCCGCGAGTCCATCACCCGCTCGTACCGCCTGCTCGACACGGAAACAGCCGCGCTCTTCCGCGACCTGAGCGCCTGCCCAGACCCCATGTTCGCGGCATCGCAGGTTGCGGACCTGGCCGGACGGCCCGAGCGCCGGGTCCGCCAGGCCTTGTCGCGCCTCACCCGAGCGCACCTCGTCGCGGAGATCGGCCCGGGTCGGTACAGCTGGAACCGGCTTGTGGCCGCCTACGCAGTGGAGCAGGCGGGGGAGAGGTTCCTCGACCAGGGCAAGCCGACCCGTTCCTGGGGCGAGCAGGGGCCGGCATCCATGTCGTCGTCAAAGGCACCCTGCGGAGACGTTGCCACGGCCAGTAGCCGGGACCGAGCAGTTCCCGACGGGGGGCATGCCCTACCGGGCGGCACCGTTCTACGAGAAAGAACTGACCAGCGAGTATGA